One region of Sporohalobacter salinus genomic DNA includes:
- a CDS encoding EscU/YscU/HrcU family type III secretion system export apparatus switch protein, whose protein sequence is MTTEEQDNEFKDKKATALKYDPDQNKAPKIIAKGNNEVAKKIIDKAEKNDIPIHQDDKLVENLIKLDLEEEIPKELYQVVAEVLNFIYQLNDQT, encoded by the coding sequence TTGACTACTGAAGAACAAGATAATGAATTTAAAGATAAAAAAGCTACTGCTTTAAAATATGATCCTGACCAAAACAAGGCTCCCAAAATAATAGCTAAAGGTAATAACGAAGTAGCTAAAAAGATCATCGATAAAGCCGAAAAAAATGATATTCCAATTCATCAAGATGATAAATTAGTAGAAAATTTAATCAAATTAGACTTAGAAGAAGAAATTCCTAAAGAATTATACCAAGTAGTAGCAGAAGTTCTAAATTTCATCTACCAATTGAATGACCAAACTTAA